In a genomic window of Ardenticatenales bacterium:
- a CDS encoding ATP-grasp domain-containing protein codes for MFKKILIVNRGEIGVRVVRTCREMGIKTVAVYEAADVGSLHVRLADECVRLDSPRGFADEAAILAIARDMGVDAVHPGYGFLAEKPDVARACADAGITYIGPPPELIALLRNKIDTLDQARAAGFQTITYSSVSFGPDEFDALQAEAGRIGYPLVVKSCRGGRGRGSRLVRRPDNLAQTVRRARAEAQTHYGHERMYLEKAVMAAHQVGVQILGDNDGNLVHLGEREGSLIYSNQKVVEEAPAPCLSPTQREQLWETALALARLFGLKNAGTIEFLIDGDGKQYFAEIKPRLQREHILTEMITGVDLVREQIRLAAAQPLQLTQSQITQSGWAIACRISAEDPWNNFLPSPGPVLQFRAPDGPGVRTDTYLYSGCEIPATYDPLIAKLAVWGEDRRQSLARMRRALEEFILVGPPTNIPYLQRLLRSADFDAGQYNTEFLTHPFHENPLPREHYRDLAVAAALLHLRRTNLLTPQQPPKTRSAWHHDSRRLPG; via the coding sequence ATGTTCAAGAAAATCCTCATTGTAAATCGGGGTGAGATTGGCGTGCGCGTCGTGCGCACCTGCCGTGAAATGGGTATCAAAACGGTGGCTGTGTACGAAGCCGCCGACGTGGGATCGCTGCACGTCCGTCTGGCGGACGAGTGCGTGCGCCTGGACTCGCCGCGGGGGTTTGCGGATGAGGCGGCGATTCTGGCGATTGCCCGGGACATGGGCGTCGATGCGGTCCATCCCGGATATGGTTTTCTGGCGGAAAAACCGGACGTGGCCCGTGCTTGCGCAGATGCCGGCATCACCTATATCGGCCCCCCCCCGGAACTGATTGCCCTCCTCCGCAACAAGATCGACACCCTGGACCAGGCGCGCGCCGCCGGTTTCCAGACCATTACCTACTCCTCCGTCTCCTTTGGCCCCGACGAATTCGACGCGCTGCAAGCGGAAGCGGGGCGCATCGGATACCCCCTGGTTGTCAAATCCTGCCGCGGCGGACGCGGACGTGGCTCCCGCCTCGTGCGCCGCCCGGACAATCTGGCGCAAACCGTGCGCCGCGCCCGCGCCGAAGCGCAAACCCACTATGGCCATGAGCGCATGTATCTGGAAAAAGCGGTGATGGCCGCGCACCAGGTGGGCGTGCAGATTTTGGGGGACAACGACGGGAACCTGGTTCACCTGGGTGAGCGCGAAGGTTCGCTCATCTACAGCAACCAGAAGGTGGTGGAAGAAGCGCCCGCGCCCTGCCTCTCGCCGACGCAGCGGGAACAACTCTGGGAGACGGCGTTGGCCCTGGCGCGTCTGTTTGGGTTGAAAAATGCCGGCACAATCGAATTCCTCATCGACGGCGACGGCAAACAATACTTCGCCGAAATCAAACCCCGCCTCCAGCGCGAACACATCCTCACCGAAATGATCACCGGCGTAGACCTCGTGCGCGAGCAAATACGCCTCGCCGCCGCGCAGCCCCTGCAACTCACCCAATCACAGATCACCCAATCCGGTTGGGCCATTGCCTGCCGCATCAGCGCCGAAGACCCGTGGAACAACTTCCTCCCCAGCCCTGGCCCCGTTCTCCAATTCCGCGCCCCTGACGGACCCGGCGTCCGCACCGACACCTACCTTTATAGTGGCTGCGAAATCCCCGCCACCTACGATCCACTCATCGCCAAGCTGGCCGTATGGGGCGAAGACCGCCGGCAAAGCCTTGCCCGGATGCGCCGCGCCCTCGAAGAATTTATTCTGGTTGGCCCGCCTACCAACATCCCCTACCTGCAGCGCCTCCTGCGGTCAGCCGATTTTGATGCCGGCCAATACAACACGGAATTTCTCACCCACCCCTTCCACGAAAACCCCCTCCCCCGCGAACATTACCGCGACCTCGCCGTTGCTGCCGCCCTGCTCCACCTCCGCCGCACCAACCTCCTCACCCCCCAGCAGCCGCCAAAAACACGCTCCGCCTGGCACCACGATAGTCGGCGACTGCCGGGCTAG
- a CDS encoding biotin/lipoyl-binding protein, which yields MSRLAVTIAGHTFEVEVKGAPRNGGSFPVTINGETVNVVMPGSDHTAPDLEWLIIDGRPYELVYNAETRGLRAFSGLHRVQVRDMEASFTRPPSSDGRVKAPIPGLIARVLVSPGDMVEVGQPLFTLEAMKMENEIRSPASGTVVSLHVEVGQSVARNELMAEIE from the coding sequence ATGAGCAGATTAGCCGTAACCATTGCCGGACACACTTTTGAAGTCGAGGTCAAGGGGGCGCCCCGTAATGGCGGCAGTTTCCCCGTCACCATCAACGGCGAAACCGTCAACGTCGTCATGCCCGGCTCAGACCACACCGCCCCCGACCTGGAGTGGCTGATCATTGATGGCCGCCCCTACGAACTCGTCTACAACGCGGAAACGCGCGGGCTGCGCGCCTTCAGCGGCCTCCACCGCGTGCAAGTCCGCGACATGGAAGCCAGCTTTACCCGTCCCCCCAGCAGTGACGGGCGCGTCAAGGCCCCCATTCCCGGCCTGATTGCGCGTGTGTTGGTGTCGCCGGGGGATATGGTCGAAGTCGGCCAGCCGCTGTTCACGCTGGAAGCGATGAAGATGGAAAATGAGATTCGTTCGCCGGCGTCAGGAACCGTCGTCTCCTTACACGTAGAAGTCGGCCAGAGCGTGGCCCGTAATGAACTGATGGCGGAGATAGAATAG
- a CDS encoding redoxin domain-containing protein yields MIFNPITLLLGLLAMIIVRANRAWYRRKIKNIQVPRKPITHQLLAALGVAVAIFTFTRPLDVIGFLLAAVALLAGIRFIYTSLSSHIPPKSFAVRIGEPVPDFTALDGDGNAFTLSSLRGRPVLVKFFRGHW; encoded by the coding sequence ATGATCTTTAATCCCATCACCTTGTTGCTCGGGCTGCTTGCCATGATCATTGTCCGCGCCAATCGCGCCTGGTATCGTCGCAAGATCAAAAACATACAAGTCCCCCGCAAGCCTATCACCCACCAACTACTGGCGGCGTTGGGCGTCGCGGTGGCGATTTTTACCTTCACCCGCCCTTTAGATGTCATCGGTTTTCTGCTGGCGGCGGTAGCGCTGCTTGCCGGCATTCGCTTTATCTACACCTCCCTCTCCAGCCACATCCCACCCAAATCATTCGCCGTGCGTATCGGCGAGCCTGTCCCCGACTTCACCGCCCTGGATGGCGACGGAAACGCCTTCACCCTCTCCTCCCTGCGCGGACGCCCCGTCCTCGTCAAATTCTTTCGTGGTCACTGGTGA
- a CDS encoding redoxin domain-containing protein: MQRWIAFQPEFAALGLQIVTISPDTPAEVAMMRQRDGLQDIIVLSDEELRVAQTYNLMHENAMTDYPKRKLRRTLMIPTTLLIGADGRVKWFEQTDDYRIREDADHVLTAVRQALTT; the protein is encoded by the coding sequence TTGCAGCGCTGGATTGCTTTTCAACCGGAGTTTGCCGCCCTGGGTTTGCAAATCGTCACCATCAGCCCGGACACCCCCGCGGAAGTCGCCATGATGCGGCAGCGCGATGGCCTGCAAGACATCATCGTGCTCAGCGACGAGGAATTACGGGTCGCGCAAACCTACAACCTGATGCACGAAAACGCCATGACCGACTACCCCAAGCGTAAATTACGCCGCACCCTGATGATTCCCACCACCCTGCTCATCGGGGCCGATGGGCGCGTCAAATGGTTTGAGCAGACCGATGATTATCGTATCCGCGAAGACGCGGACCACGTATTGACAGCCGTGCGGCAGGCGCTGACGACATGA
- a CDS encoding sigma-70 family RNA polymerase sigma factor produces the protein MASLEYLPDEKLIAACQAGENDAWHTLVQRYSRLVYTIPARYGLTRTEIDDVYQTVWMNLLKHLPHLNRPDRVAAWLVTTARRECWERRRRADYTHTVSVDPTEIAAESWVELMSTEEIVNRYEQHQAMRNALEQLGKFCRHLLQLLYYDPQKPAYTDIATTLNIPIGSIGPKRARCLQKLRQLMLD, from the coding sequence ATGGCCTCTCTTGAGTATCTGCCAGACGAAAAACTGATTGCCGCCTGCCAGGCTGGCGAGAATGACGCCTGGCACACCCTGGTGCAGCGTTATTCTCGCCTGGTCTACACCATCCCCGCCCGGTATGGCCTCACGCGGACGGAAATTGATGATGTCTACCAGACGGTCTGGATGAATCTGCTCAAGCATCTTCCCCACCTCAACCGCCCCGATCGCGTGGCCGCCTGGCTGGTGACCACCGCCCGCCGCGAATGTTGGGAGCGCCGCCGCCGCGCCGACTACACACACACTGTCAGCGTGGACCCCACGGAAATTGCCGCCGAAAGCTGGGTGGAGTTGATGTCCACGGAGGAAATCGTCAACCGGTACGAACAACACCAGGCCATGCGTAATGCCCTGGAACAGTTGGGGAAGTTTTGCCGGCATCTGCTTCAGCTCCTCTACTACGACCCCCAAAAACCCGCCTACACCGACATTGCCACCACCCTCAACATCCCGATTGGTTCCATTGGCCCCAAACGTGCCCGCTGTCTGCAAAAACTACGCCAATTGATGCTGGACTAA
- a CDS encoding FecR domain-containing protein — translation MMTFSEAEHLPIETLADYAECRLTPDDAARAAAHLAGCPACQADVAWLRQIIVLIGSDDWEDAPSALTRQIVRSFRPAPSPFALWAAWLRRPPIRLAAAFVVLLLLLSGYWLLRPPARKLATITAQQGLVEIRRENETAWRTATGTVVLSAGSEIRTGPDSGARLPFFDGSILHLGANTTINVDAIVAGDDGGRIVLLRQSLGSVRYEVETAPTAQSRFEINTPGAAIFVHGTVFDLQVAPDGATTLHMVTGQVTVRAQNEEMVAAANQTVLVAPGQPPLRLSPVPPTPTRAAIRLATATALPVVTASATPTDAPSATPTRIPPTRTPSPAPSDTATSPPPTTQAPPSPPPPPTETQPPPPSPTDTQSPPSTATRGPVPVLTVTLSPPTLQPTSPPEGTRVPAASETPFPIPTPRPTPTLSPTHAPPPTEEVGMSVAASGSFASMFIVFASDGDGSSPLPLTISLIGGVGAPGPRPPR, via the coding sequence ATGATGACCTTTTCCGAGGCAGAACACCTCCCTATTGAAACCCTGGCCGACTACGCCGAATGTCGCCTGACGCCCGATGACGCGGCGCGTGCCGCCGCGCACCTGGCCGGCTGCCCGGCCTGTCAGGCGGATGTGGCCTGGCTGCGGCAAATCATCGTCCTCATCGGCAGCGATGATTGGGAAGATGCCCCCTCCGCGCTCACGCGCCAGATTGTGCGCAGCTTCCGCCCGGCGCCGTCCCCGTTCGCCTTATGGGCCGCATGGCTGCGCCGCCCACCAATACGCCTCGCCGCCGCCTTCGTCGTTCTCTTGCTGTTGCTGAGCGGTTACTGGCTGCTACGCCCCCCCGCCAGAAAGCTCGCCACCATCACCGCCCAACAGGGGCTGGTCGAAATTCGCCGCGAAAACGAGACGGCCTGGCGGACGGCTACCGGCACAGTTGTCCTTTCCGCCGGCAGCGAAATACGCACCGGTCCTGATTCCGGCGCCCGTCTTCCCTTCTTTGATGGCAGCATCCTCCACCTGGGAGCCAACACAACCATTAACGTTGACGCCATCGTCGCCGGTGACGACGGGGGGCGCATCGTCTTGCTACGGCAGTCGCTCGGCTCCGTACGTTACGAGGTGGAAACAGCGCCCACCGCCCAATCCCGCTTCGAAATCAACACCCCCGGCGCCGCCATCTTCGTGCATGGTACGGTGTTCGACCTGCAAGTCGCCCCTGATGGGGCCACAACCCTGCATATGGTGACCGGGCAAGTGACCGTGCGCGCGCAGAATGAGGAGATGGTAGCCGCGGCGAACCAGACAGTCCTCGTTGCCCCGGGCCAGCCGCCTTTGCGGCTATCGCCCGTTCCGCCCACGCCGACGCGCGCGGCTATCCGCCTGGCGACAGCCACGGCCCTGCCGGTCGTGACCGCCAGCGCCACGCCGACTGACGCGCCCTCGGCGACGCCCACGCGGATTCCACCGACGCGGACACCATCGCCCGCGCCCAGCGACACGGCCACGTCACCGCCGCCCACCACGCAGGCGCCGCCCAGCCCCCCGCCTCCGCCTACCGAGACACAGCCCCCGCCACCGTCGCCTACCGACACGCAGTCTCCCCCGTCAACGGCGACCCGTGGCCCTGTTCCCGTCCTTACAGTCACCTTGTCGCCGCCTACGCTGCAGCCGACAAGCCCGCCTGAGGGGACGCGCGTGCCCGCGGCATCCGAAACGCCCTTCCCGATCCCCACGCCGCGACCGACGCCAACACTCAGCCCGACTCATGCGCCACCGCCGACGGAAGAAGTCGGTATGTCCGTGGCCGCATCAGGATCGTTTGCCTCTATGTTCATTGTCTTTGCCAGCGATGGTGACGGCTCTTCCCCTTTGCCTCTCACCATCTCCCTGATAGGCGGCGTGGGAGCGCCCGGCCCACGTCCGCCCAGGTAA
- a CDS encoding sugar transferase: MFDLIACFLLFPFALILTIIIAYFIWLEDGGPPFFQQTRTGQHGRRFSMFKFRTMVRNAEEMKQQLMHLNELQPPDFKIANDPRVTRVGKFLRRSSLDELPQIINVIKGDMSLVGPRPTSFKAETYEPWQRQRLAVVPGLTGLWQVSGRSELEFDERVMLDIEYIENQSLWLDLRILWQTVGSVFKGRGAY; encoded by the coding sequence ATGTTTGACCTAATCGCCTGTTTTCTCCTCTTTCCCTTTGCGCTTATTCTCACCATCATCATTGCTTATTTCATCTGGCTGGAAGATGGCGGCCCGCCATTCTTCCAACAAACCCGCACCGGGCAACATGGCCGCCGCTTCAGCATGTTCAAATTCCGTACCATGGTGCGCAATGCCGAAGAAATGAAGCAGCAGTTGATGCACCTGAACGAACTACAGCCGCCCGACTTCAAGATCGCCAACGATCCGCGCGTCACGCGCGTGGGAAAGTTTCTGCGTCGCAGCAGCCTGGACGAACTACCGCAGATCATCAACGTCATCAAGGGCGATATGAGCCTCGTCGGTCCTCGTCCTACCTCTTTCAAGGCGGAAACGTATGAGCCGTGGCAGCGGCAGCGACTGGCCGTTGTGCCCGGCTTGACGGGACTCTGGCAGGTTTCCGGGCGCAGCGAGCTTGAATTTGATGAGCGCGTGATGTTGGACATCGAATACATCGAAAACCAATCTCTCTGGTTGGATTTGCGTATTTTGTGGCAAACGGTCGGCAGCGTCTTCAAGGGGCGCGGTGCTTATTGA
- a CDS encoding polysaccharide deacetylase family protein has translation MIKEQLLHLDRLRWVQRVWGPRCLTVLAYHRIADPHQADFRTYRANVSATPANFAAQLDFLHKHFQPVSLAEVLAWLEEGRSLPRYPALVTFDDGYADNWSAAMPALRAHQTPAHIFLATAYIGQNRPFFWDLAAYCFHHTPLPEAELPGQGRVSWPDPQSKQSALENWLAWLKTLPDAAKWVALEQLPDQLHVTIPDNAFAGLHLTWDQVRQMAREGISFGAHTHTHPIMTRISLPQARHEANLSRARLQEELGQSVTTFAFPNGQATDFNTRLQDMLHQCGFRAAFTLLPGPNRARQARRAPFAIRRVAIHYRDALPRFAGKVMGLTRLINLPR, from the coding sequence GTGATCAAAGAACAGTTGCTACACCTGGATAGACTGCGCTGGGTGCAACGAGTTTGGGGACCTCGCTGTCTCACCGTGCTGGCTTACCACCGTATTGCCGACCCCCACCAGGCGGATTTTCGCACCTATCGCGCCAACGTCAGCGCCACGCCCGCGAATTTCGCGGCGCAACTGGATTTCTTGCATAAACATTTCCAGCCGGTTTCTCTCGCGGAGGTGCTGGCGTGGTTGGAGGAGGGGCGTTCGCTGCCGCGTTACCCGGCGTTGGTGACGTTTGATGATGGTTATGCGGATAATTGGTCGGCGGCAATGCCGGCACTTCGTGCCCACCAAACCCCCGCCCACATCTTCCTCGCCACCGCCTACATCGGCCAAAACCGCCCCTTCTTCTGGGACCTGGCCGCCTACTGCTTCCACCACACCCCCCTGCCCGAAGCCGAACTCCCCGGACAGGGGCGCGTCAGTTGGCCCGACCCACAAAGCAAACAATCCGCCCTGGAAAACTGGCTTGCCTGGCTAAAAACCCTCCCCGACGCCGCCAAATGGGTCGCCCTGGAGCAGTTGCCGGACCAACTCCACGTCACCATACCCGACAACGCCTTCGCCGGCCTCCATCTCACCTGGGACCAGGTGCGCCAAATGGCCCGCGAAGGCATCTCCTTTGGCGCACACACCCACACCCACCCCATCATGACGCGCATCTCATTGCCGCAAGCGCGTCATGAAGCGAACCTTAGCCGCGCACGGCTGCAAGAAGAACTCGGACAATCGGTGACCACCTTCGCCTTCCCCAACGGACAGGCCACCGATTTCAACACGCGGCTGCAAGACATGCTGCATCAATGCGGCTTCCGCGCCGCTTTTACCCTGCTCCCCGGCCCCAACCGCGCCCGTCAGGCGCGCCGCGCCCCCTTCGCCATCCGCCGCGTTGCCATCCACTACCGCGACGCGCTGCCGCGTTTTGCCGGCAAAGTCATGGGCCTCACCCGCCTCATCAACCTGCCACGATGA
- a CDS encoding glycosyltransferase — protein MVLLVALAKRYGGAEVRVFDLARAFHGRLPYVVATLPGSVLHERLLAANLNVLPLAYGRGDPRLAVALYRYIRRHSCPVVDAHNPQSQLWGLLAAWLARVPARISTVHLAYGRVQDDSARGKLYEQVLHLNRWWGCHFVTVSQSIRDYLHDLGVTDVALIDNTVDLEGMAVAEADDGWRQALGWGPETFVVTVVGRLEPQKGHTYLVEALRLAAGRCPQLRCLLVGEGRLRPELTAHIADAGVGDRIHLAGFRRDVPALLRASDAFCLSSLAEGLPYALLEATAQRLPLLVTRVDGMAELLTHGETALLVPPADPQALADGLCWLAENHEAARALGEAAHALVRQRFDPRRMVRETLNVYARGGHAIPFTETS, from the coding sequence ATGGTGTTGTTGGTTGCATTAGCAAAACGGTACGGCGGCGCGGAAGTGCGCGTTTTTGACCTGGCGCGCGCCTTTCATGGGCGGCTGCCTTACGTCGTGGCCACGCTGCCGGGATCGGTTTTACACGAACGGCTGCTGGCCGCCAACTTGAATGTGCTGCCGCTGGCGTATGGGCGTGGCGATCCGCGCCTGGCGGTGGCTCTGTATCGGTATATCCGCCGGCATTCGTGCCCGGTTGTGGATGCGCACAATCCCCAGTCCCAGTTGTGGGGATTGCTGGCGGCGTGGTTGGCGCGTGTGCCGGCACGTATTTCCACGGTACACCTGGCGTATGGGCGGGTGCAAGATGATTCCGCGCGAGGGAAGTTGTACGAGCAGGTGCTGCATTTGAATCGATGGTGGGGCTGTCATTTTGTGACGGTGTCGCAATCGATCCGGGATTATTTGCACGACCTGGGGGTGACGGATGTGGCCTTGATAGATAATACGGTGGACCTGGAGGGGATGGCCGTGGCAGAGGCGGACGATGGCTGGCGGCAGGCGCTGGGGTGGGGACCGGAGACGTTTGTGGTGACGGTGGTGGGGCGGCTGGAGCCGCAAAAGGGGCATACGTATCTGGTTGAGGCGCTGCGGCTGGCGGCGGGGCGTTGCCCGCAACTGCGCTGCCTGCTGGTGGGGGAGGGGCGGCTGCGCCCGGAGTTGACGGCGCACATTGCCGACGCGGGGGTGGGGGATCGGATTCATCTGGCGGGTTTTCGGCGGGATGTGCCGGCATTGCTCCGCGCCAGCGACGCTTTTTGTCTCTCCTCATTGGCGGAAGGGCTGCCCTACGCCCTGTTGGAAGCCACGGCACAGCGGCTGCCGCTGCTGGTGACGCGGGTGGACGGGATGGCGGAACTGCTGACGCATGGCGAGACGGCGCTGCTGGTTCCGCCCGCCGATCCGCAAGCGCTGGCGGATGGGTTGTGCTGGCTGGCGGAAAACCACGAGGCGGCGCGGGCGTTGGGCGAGGCCGCCCATGCCCTGGTGCGGCAACGGTTTGATCCGCGGCGGATGGTGCGGGAGACGCTGAACGTGTACGCCAGAGGTGGTCACGCAATCCCATTTACAGAAACATCATGA
- a CDS encoding O-antigen ligase family protein: protein MRDRSLPFQPPPALITLFALGLVGSVMLALLLILVGYNGQRLGLLLISGLLAAGAGAAILWQPQLGAYVLVVTICTNMSTVFTDQGLPSITKPLVALIFAGLLLNRLFTRRPLPRFGWVEWSMLAYGCVWVASGFVARHQWIVMSLITDFGKDFLILVCIVAALEEPRHWRRALWLALWAVTALAALGSYQVLTGNYGQTFYGFAGNSNEQVLSGVLGYRLIGPLSDPNFYGLILSAVFPLAIYRFLDESRLLYRLAAAGAALLILFAIVNTYSRGALVILFVCALFLLWERRVRPASLVLIGLAGLLLWLIMPASYSERLRGVTDVLSGDANVRDESSLRGRASEFISGLMMFADHPVLGVGVGNFSSEYQTYASELGLEYRAKPREAHSLYVETLAETGLIGISALGLLFGGLLLRLNQIRRHLRPRDPRAAIWITSLLLCILAYLTGSIFLHGDYIRYLWLLVSLAAAAIHLYPLPGQEHRSAGEIHARTAS, encoded by the coding sequence ATGCGTGACCGTTCGCTCCCGTTCCAGCCTCCTCCGGCGCTGATCACCCTGTTCGCGCTAGGCCTCGTCGGCAGCGTCATGCTGGCGCTCCTGCTGATCCTGGTCGGCTACAACGGCCAGCGCCTGGGGCTGCTGCTCATCAGCGGCCTGCTGGCGGCGGGCGCGGGCGCGGCCATCCTGTGGCAGCCGCAATTGGGCGCATACGTCCTCGTCGTCACCATCTGCACCAATATGTCCACGGTATTCACCGACCAGGGGCTGCCCTCCATCACCAAACCGCTGGTAGCCCTGATTTTCGCCGGACTGCTGCTCAATCGCCTGTTCACCCGCCGTCCGCTGCCCCGTTTCGGCTGGGTGGAGTGGTCCATGCTGGCCTATGGCTGCGTCTGGGTCGCTTCCGGCTTTGTTGCCCGGCATCAATGGATCGTGATGAGCCTGATCACCGATTTTGGCAAGGATTTTCTCATCCTGGTTTGCATCGTGGCCGCGCTGGAAGAGCCGCGACACTGGCGGCGCGCGCTGTGGCTGGCGCTGTGGGCGGTGACGGCGTTGGCGGCGCTGGGCAGCTACCAGGTGTTGACGGGAAATTATGGGCAGACGTTCTACGGTTTTGCCGGCAACAGCAACGAACAAGTCCTCTCTGGCGTGTTGGGATACCGCCTTATCGGCCCCCTCAGCGACCCCAACTTCTATGGCCTCATCCTCTCCGCCGTCTTCCCCCTGGCCATCTACCGCTTCCTCGACGAATCCCGCCTCCTCTACCGCCTCGCGGCGGCGGGCGCGGCCCTGCTCATCCTCTTCGCCATCGTCAACACCTACAGCCGCGGCGCCCTCGTCATCCTCTTCGTCTGCGCCCTTTTTCTGCTGTGGGAGCGGCGCGTGCGCCCCGCCTCCCTCGTCCTGATCGGTCTGGCGGGACTGCTGCTGTGGCTGATCATGCCCGCCTCCTACAGCGAACGGCTGCGCGGCGTCACCGACGTCCTCAGCGGGGACGCCAACGTGCGCGACGAAAGCTCCCTGCGCGGGCGCGCCAGCGAATTCATCTCCGGCCTGATGATGTTTGCCGACCACCCCGTGCTGGGCGTGGGCGTGGGCAATTTCTCCAGCGAATACCAGACCTACGCCAGCGAATTGGGGCTGGAATATCGCGCCAAACCACGCGAAGCGCACTCCCTCTACGTGGAGACGCTGGCGGAAACGGGATTGATCGGCATATCGGCCCTCGGCCTGCTCTTTGGCGGCCTGCTGCTGCGTCTGAACCAGATACGGCGGCATCTGCGGCCGCGTGACCCGCGCGCGGCCATCTGGATCACCTCGCTCCTCCTCTGCATCCTCGCCTACCTCACCGGCAGCATCTTCCTGCACGGTGACTACATTCGCTATTTGTGGCTGCTGGTGTCGTTGGCGGCGGCGGCCATCCATCTCTATCCGCTCCCCGGCCAGGAACATCGTTCCGCCGGGGAGATTCATGCCCGTACCGCATCATGA
- a CDS encoding lipopolysaccharide biosynthesis protein: MTTQAVDSHNVTRRTAQAVIWNYLSFGLGKLLVLVSTGILARLLDKEDFGLVGFATLTINYLSVIQDLGLGAALIYRRDRVQEAANTVFTMNLAVGVLLSALTALVAPAVAVYFREPEVTPLLRLLGLTFILNALGAIHIVRLQRELAFGRKMIPDLARATVKGFAGIGFALLGLGAWSLVWGQIAGIIAGVILAWVVFPWLPRLQIEREIAGSMFRYGASMLGINILGALVSNIDYVIVGRVLGDEALGVYTLAYRLPELLILNILWVVSAAVFPAYAALQKDPDTLRRGFLVTLRFLELVSVPLCLGLFLVADPLVRVAFGEKWLEAVPVVRILALFMLARSVGSNVGDVYKAIGRPDILVKLGLIILPPLVAALWYGTRYGLVGVALAHLALAFVRTGLRLWVATRQMDVGWREMVAEVMPAFAAGLALLATGIPALWFTRALPPLARLLLITAAGGIGYLSIAWLLARDSLRHAYHIVRAR; encoded by the coding sequence ATGACCACGCAAGCCGTCGATTCCCACAACGTCACCCGCCGCACCGCGCAAGCCGTCATCTGGAACTATCTCTCCTTCGGCCTGGGCAAGCTGCTGGTGCTTGTCTCCACGGGCATTCTCGCCCGCCTGTTGGACAAGGAGGATTTCGGCCTGGTCGGCTTTGCCACGTTGACCATCAACTACCTCTCCGTCATCCAGGACCTGGGGCTGGGCGCGGCCCTCATCTACCGCCGCGACCGTGTGCAGGAAGCGGCGAATACGGTCTTTACCATGAATCTGGCCGTGGGCGTGCTGCTGTCCGCGCTCACGGCCCTGGTCGCCCCCGCCGTGGCCGTCTACTTCCGCGAACCGGAGGTGACGCCGTTGCTGCGCCTGCTGGGTCTGACGTTTATCCTGAACGCGCTGGGGGCGATTCATATTGTGCGCTTGCAGCGGGAACTCGCTTTTGGACGGAAGATGATTCCCGATCTGGCACGGGCGACGGTGAAGGGATTTGCCGGCATTGGCTTCGCTCTCCTCGGTCTGGGGGCATGGTCACTCGTCTGGGGACAAATTGCCGGCATCATCGCCGGTGTCATCCTCGCCTGGGTCGTCTTCCCCTGGCTGCCCCGGCTGCAAATTGAGCGAGAAATCGCCGGCTCCATGTTTCGCTACGGCGCATCCATGCTGGGCATCAACATCCTCGGCGCACTCGTCAGCAACATCGACTACGTCATCGTCGGGCGCGTCCTGGGCGACGAAGCCCTGGGCGTGTACACTCTGGCCTACCGCCTGCCTGAACTACTCATCCTCAACATCCTCTGGGTCGTCAGCGCCGCCGTCTTTCCTGCCTACGCCGCCCTGCAAAAAGACCCAGACACGCTGCGGCGCGGCTTCCTGGTGACACTGCGCTTCCTGGAACTGGTCAGCGTCCCCCTCTGCCTGGGGCTGTTCCTCGTCGCCGATCCGCTGGTGCGCGTCGCCTTTGGCGAAAAATGGCTGGAAGCCGTGCCCGTGGTGCGCATTCTGGCCCTGTTCATGCTGGCCCGTTCCGTGGGTAGCAACGTCGGTGACGTGTACAAAGCGATTGGCCGCCCGGATATTTTGGTTAAACTGGGGCTGATCATCCTGCCGCCACTCGTCGCGGCCCTTTGGTATGGAACGCGCTACGGGCTGGTGGGCGTGGCGCTGGCGCACCTGGCCCTGGCATTTGTGCGCACCGGGCTGCGCCTGTGGGTGGCGACGCGGCAAATGGACGTGGGATGGCGGGAGATGGTGGCGGAGGTGATGCCGGCATTCGCCGCCGGCCTCGCGCTTCTGGCAACAGGAATCCCCGCCCTCTGGTTCACCCGCGCCCTCCCCCCACTCGCCCGCCTGCTCCTGATCACCGCCGCCGGCGGCATCGGCTACCTGTCCATCGCCTGGCTGCTCGCCCGCGACTCGCTGCGCCACGCCTACCACATCGTGCGCGCCCGCTAA